A stretch of the Desulforamulus ferrireducens genome encodes the following:
- a CDS encoding YjgB family protein, with protein sequence MIKKLFPVLAVLLIALVFLGGCAKTRDQGQTSPPESEQKSDPQQELLWQIFQLAEQGRTINCDFPVEQTVIDTVEEKWGKPDKVDYVAAAKGSYATYSDRNVVLGFNKGSQIFDVRSYDSSLKQITMSKVQEVLGTPGNIRHLASEDMLIYSAGEKYELLFLFPKATQENPDPKLDHYNVFYPRGTVNSMAGDPGISHLQEKVPDKATNRYEVAGINDAAAFEKTLITIQSLVEKGDKQQVAQYVLYPINVYVAGQKTNINNETEFIKYYDEIFNEKVKQALITQDVTKTFVNYQGVMVGNGEIWMTATGEGEQKYYIYGINND encoded by the coding sequence ATGATAAAAAAACTATTCCCTGTGTTAGCGGTACTGCTGATAGCTTTGGTTTTTCTGGGGGGATGTGCTAAAACCAGAGACCAGGGCCAAACCAGTCCACCTGAGTCGGAACAAAAATCTGATCCCCAGCAAGAACTTTTATGGCAAATATTTCAGTTGGCTGAGCAGGGTAGGACGATCAATTGTGACTTTCCAGTTGAGCAAACGGTTATTGATACAGTAGAGGAAAAATGGGGCAAGCCGGATAAGGTTGACTATGTAGCAGCAGCCAAGGGTTCCTATGCCACTTATAGTGACAGAAATGTTGTTTTGGGTTTTAACAAAGGGTCCCAGATTTTTGATGTGCGTTCCTATGACAGTAGCTTAAAGCAAATTACCATGTCCAAGGTACAGGAGGTTTTGGGAACACCGGGTAATATCCGACACTTAGCTTCAGAAGACATGTTGATATATTCAGCCGGAGAAAAATATGAGCTGCTGTTCCTGTTCCCCAAAGCTACCCAGGAAAATCCTGACCCCAAATTAGATCACTATAATGTCTTTTATCCCAGGGGTACGGTTAATAGCATGGCAGGTGACCCGGGCATATCACATTTACAGGAGAAAGTACCTGACAAGGCAACAAATCGCTACGAAGTGGCAGGTATTAATGATGCTGCAGCCTTCGAGAAGACCCTTATAACTATCCAGAGCTTAGTGGAAAAGGGTGATAAGCAGCAGGTAGCGCAATATGTCCTTTACCCCATCAATGTATATGTAGCTGGTCAGAAAACAAATATTAACAACGAAACTGAATTTATCAAATACTATGATGAGATTTTTAATGAAAAGGTAAAGCAGGCCTTAATCACTCAGGACGTAACCAAGACCTTTGTTAATTATCAAGGGGTTATGGTAGGGAACGGGGAAATATGGATGACAGCCACCGGCGAAGGGGAGCAAAAATACTACATTTATGGCATCAACAATGACTAA
- a CDS encoding HD domain-containing protein — translation MYRDKVISEMKKVFQAVPYGIDHTLKVLKDAEEIMEGENISPDQRELIALVAILHDIGAVEAQRKHGSMAASYQEKEGPDVARQILQGVGYDPIRTERICYIIGHHHTPAKIDGIDFQIQWEADLLANLEHMEIKNDPDKLRKYIEDNFKTSTGKRIAMERFM, via the coding sequence GTGTACCGGGATAAAGTAATCTCTGAAATGAAAAAAGTTTTTCAAGCAGTACCCTATGGGATAGACCATACTCTTAAGGTACTAAAGGATGCTGAGGAGATCATGGAGGGGGAAAATATCAGTCCTGATCAGAGGGAACTTATTGCTTTGGTGGCAATTCTTCACGATATCGGTGCTGTAGAGGCACAAAGAAAACATGGTTCCATGGCCGCTAGCTATCAGGAAAAGGAAGGGCCGGATGTAGCCAGACAAATATTACAAGGTGTAGGTTATGATCCCATCAGGACAGAAAGAATCTGCTATATTATTGGCCATCATCATACCCCTGCCAAAATTGATGGCATTGATTTTCAAATCCAGTGGGAAGCGGATTTATTAGCCAACCTGGAGCATATGGAGATAAAAAATGACCCGGATAAGCTGCGAAAATATATAGAAGATAATTTTAAGACTTCCACCGGCAAAAGGATAGCCATGGAACGGTTTATGTAG
- a CDS encoding DMT family transporter encodes MKRNAEIAMLVVTILWGASFVAGKVILDSTTPLYYTCIRFIGATIILGLVYHNRLAKLDRPTLLAGLMIGVALGIGYILQTVGLKYTTASKAGFITGLFVILVPMLECLINRSKPRVNESVGILLATIGLGVLSLDGNLSIGFGDAMVFLGAVAFSISIILISRFARNYDSVLLTIIQIAVTAVLSLFFAITLEPPVPQEVFDVNLMLLLLFTILFGTAVNTVVQNWAQSKISATSASLILVVEPVVAGVFGYFLLGDPIGIKELSGSVMIISGMLITLLVKPSKLSPKGVTSAGTLQS; translated from the coding sequence ATGAAGAGAAATGCAGAAATTGCCATGCTGGTGGTTACCATATTATGGGGTGCTAGTTTTGTGGCCGGAAAAGTGATTTTGGACAGCACTACGCCACTATACTACACCTGCATTAGATTTATCGGTGCAACCATCATTTTGGGCCTGGTTTATCATAACCGTTTGGCAAAACTAGACAGGCCAACACTGCTAGCTGGCTTAATGATAGGTGTAGCACTGGGCATCGGTTACATTTTGCAAACCGTTGGCTTGAAATATACTACGGCCTCCAAAGCAGGATTTATTACAGGGCTATTTGTCATACTAGTGCCAATGCTTGAGTGTCTGATTAACAGAAGTAAGCCCCGTGTTAATGAATCAGTGGGAATTTTGTTAGCGACAATCGGGCTTGGGGTATTAAGTTTAGATGGTAACCTGAGCATTGGTTTTGGCGATGCCATGGTATTTTTAGGAGCAGTTGCTTTTTCCATTAGCATTATTCTAATTAGTCGTTTTGCCAGAAACTATGATTCTGTTTTGTTAACCATTATTCAGATTGCAGTAACGGCTGTCTTATCGCTGTTTTTTGCAATTACATTGGAGCCTCCGGTTCCCCAGGAAGTATTTGATGTCAATTTGATGCTACTACTTCTTTTTACCATCCTTTTTGGTACAGCAGTAAATACGGTTGTCCAAAACTGGGCTCAGAGCAAAATAAGCGCCACCAGTGCATCTCTAATTTTGGTTGTGGAACCGGTTGTGGCCGGTGTGTTTGGCTACTTCTTGTTAGGTGATCCCATAGGTATTAAAGAACTTTCAGGTAGCGTGATGATTATAAGCGGTATGCTGATTACGCTGCTCGTCAAACCCTCAAAGTTGTCCCCAAAGGGTGTAACATCTGCTGGTACTTTACAGTCATAA
- a CDS encoding MarR family winged helix-turn-helix transcriptional regulator has translation MAENQDKINNELIEHLFFLFHALHKGAAEQAIQSDLTIPQKIVLGYLSKYGELSVKELSQKVRLSHSTVSGIVDRLERKELVVRRPHQQDRRITKVALTDLAKNKMKRSPQQMFAGIVQLYEQSTVEEQKEIMASLKTLRKFLDRR, from the coding sequence ATGGCGGAAAATCAAGATAAAATCAATAATGAACTCATTGAACATTTATTTTTTCTTTTCCATGCATTGCATAAAGGAGCAGCTGAACAAGCCATACAAAGTGACTTGACCATTCCCCAAAAAATTGTGTTAGGTTATTTATCTAAGTACGGCGAGCTTAGTGTCAAGGAATTAAGCCAGAAGGTACGGCTTTCCCATAGCACCGTCTCTGGTATTGTGGATCGGCTGGAACGTAAGGAGTTGGTGGTGCGTAGGCCCCATCAACAAGACCGGCGCATTACCAAGGTAGCTTTAACTGATTTGGCTAAAAACAAAATGAAACGGTCTCCCCAGCAAATGTTTGCAGGTATTGTGCAGCTTTATGAGCAGTCTACGGTGGAAGAACAAAAGGAAATAATGGCAAGCCTGAAGACATTAAGAAAGTTCCTAGACAGGAGATGA
- a CDS encoding ABC transporter ATP-binding protein encodes MLKLLRYLKPFTWPILAVLVLLFMQALADLYLPTLMSDIVDIGIVQGDTQFILRVGLVMLSYAALSALCLVTASYLSARIAMGFGRNLRSLVFSRVSGYSLQEFNRLGTASLITRTTNDITQVQQVVVMILRMMVTAPIMCVGGLIMAVSKDAHLTLIFVLVLPLLAGMIWFITRRSVPLFRAMQVKLDKLNLVLREELTGIRVIRAFNRLEHETARFNQANSDLTNTAIKVNKLMASLMPLMMLVMNLATVAIVWFGGLRVDLGEMQVGDMMAFLQYAMQIMFSLVMISMMLIMIPRAEASAVRINEVLDLVPEIKDADRVKEAQGERGLVEFKNVTFSYPGAEQPVLSNISFTAAPGEVTAIIGGTGVGKSTLINLIPRFYDIDSGSILVDGVDVRQLSQASLRAKIGYVPQKAVLFTGTIADNIRFGKENATLEEIKQAAVIAQADEFISKLPEGYDTVLAQGGTNISGGQKQRLAIARALVRQPKIYLFDDTFSALDYQTDAKLRAALKKATASATVILVAQRVSTIMDADRIIVLDKGKITGMGKHRELLATCQVYREIVASQLSEEEIA; translated from the coding sequence TTGTTGAAGCTACTGCGTTACTTAAAGCCCTTTACCTGGCCTATCCTGGCTGTTTTGGTACTCCTGTTTATGCAAGCTCTGGCGGATCTTTATCTACCCACCTTAATGTCTGATATTGTTGATATTGGTATTGTCCAGGGAGATACCCAGTTCATTCTTCGTGTGGGCTTAGTCATGCTGTCCTACGCTGCCCTCAGTGCTTTGTGTCTGGTTACGGCCAGTTATTTATCCGCACGCATAGCAATGGGTTTTGGTAGAAACTTGCGTAGCCTGGTATTTTCCCGGGTATCGGGCTATTCCCTGCAGGAGTTTAACCGCTTGGGTACTGCCTCCCTGATAACCAGAACCACCAATGATATTACCCAAGTGCAACAGGTGGTAGTGATGATCCTGCGCATGATGGTTACCGCGCCCATCATGTGCGTTGGCGGACTAATTATGGCGGTATCCAAGGATGCGCACTTAACTTTAATTTTTGTCCTTGTCCTGCCCCTGCTGGCCGGTATGATCTGGTTCATTACCAGACGCAGTGTACCCCTCTTTCGAGCCATGCAAGTTAAGCTGGATAAATTAAACCTAGTGCTGCGGGAGGAACTAACCGGCATCAGAGTGATTCGGGCCTTTAACCGCCTGGAACATGAGACGGCACGGTTTAATCAGGCCAATAGCGATCTCACCAACACAGCCATTAAAGTAAATAAGCTGATGGCTTCTTTAATGCCCTTAATGATGCTGGTGATGAATCTGGCCACCGTTGCCATTGTCTGGTTTGGTGGCTTGCGGGTTGATTTGGGAGAGATGCAGGTGGGGGACATGATGGCATTTTTGCAGTACGCCATGCAAATAATGTTTTCCCTGGTGATGATCTCCATGATGCTCATTATGATTCCCCGGGCCGAGGCTTCTGCGGTGAGAATTAACGAAGTGTTGGACTTAGTGCCGGAAATCAAGGATGCAGACAGGGTTAAAGAGGCCCAAGGGGAAAGGGGCTTGGTGGAGTTTAAAAATGTTACCTTCAGTTATCCCGGGGCGGAACAGCCGGTACTTAGTAACATCTCCTTTACGGCAGCTCCCGGTGAAGTTACCGCCATTATAGGCGGTACAGGGGTGGGGAAATCCACCTTAATCAACCTGATTCCCCGTTTCTACGATATTGACAGCGGGAGTATTCTGGTGGATGGGGTGGATGTGCGGCAGCTGTCCCAGGCCAGTCTGAGAGCCAAAATTGGCTATGTACCGCAGAAGGCGGTGTTGTTTACCGGTACCATTGCCGATAACATACGTTTTGGTAAGGAAAATGCCACCCTTGAAGAAATTAAACAGGCGGCTGTCATTGCCCAGGCCGATGAATTTATCAGCAAACTGCCGGAGGGGTATGATACGGTGCTGGCCCAGGGCGGTACCAATATTTCCGGTGGACAAAAACAACGCCTGGCCATCGCCAGGGCTTTGGTCCGCCAACCAAAGATTTATCTTTTTGACGATACCTTCTCCGCTCTGGATTATCAAACAGATGCTAAACTTAGGGCAGCCCTGAAAAAAGCAACAGCCTCTGCCACTGTCATATTGGTGGCCCAAAGGGTAAGTACCATCATGGATGCAGACCGCATCATAGTGCTGGATAAGGGTAAAATTACCGGCATGGGTAAACATCGGGAGCTATTAGCCACCTGCCAAGTATATCGTGAGATAGTAGCCTCACAGCTTTCCGAGGAGGAGATTGCATGA
- the trxB gene encoding thioredoxin-disulfide reductase, protein MVNAYDLIIIGAGPAGLTAAIYGGRAKLRTLVINKGRIGGLVSTTREIVNYPGYINISGPDLMKDFQKHAESFGVEFVKGEVVSVDFSQEEKIVRTKKGQEYTAKAVIIASGSEPRLLNIPGERRLRGNGVAYCATCDAEFFEGEDVVVVGSGDQAIEEGMFITKFARKVTVIVLHDEGILDCNKVSAEKAFKNEKMEFIWNSTIEEILGKDNVEGVKIKNLKTGLSSELKCQGVFLFVGMVPSTNYLKDSGLEMDSRGYIPVNELMETNIEGVYAVGDNRVKYLRQVVSAAGDGATGAVAAERYIEELNSFRANVLQSEKKVLLLFFNALINESLMFSTLLEELNSEIGQAYKIVKVDMASKKTLAAKYGIQRAPAVVVLNQGEEIKRLECTLDKEKLKAQLT, encoded by the coding sequence ATGGTTAACGCATATGATTTAATCATCATTGGCGCTGGCCCGGCGGGACTTACTGCAGCCATCTACGGTGGTAGGGCTAAGCTGAGAACTTTAGTTATTAATAAAGGAAGGATTGGCGGTTTAGTTAGTACCACCCGGGAAATTGTCAATTACCCTGGCTATATCAATATTAGCGGGCCGGATTTAATGAAGGATTTCCAAAAGCATGCGGAGAGTTTTGGGGTTGAGTTTGTCAAGGGTGAAGTTGTTAGTGTTGACTTTTCCCAAGAAGAAAAAATTGTTAGAACCAAAAAAGGACAGGAGTATACCGCCAAAGCGGTTATTATTGCCTCGGGTAGTGAACCCAGGTTACTGAATATTCCCGGCGAAAGAAGACTGCGGGGAAATGGTGTGGCCTACTGTGCCACCTGTGATGCCGAATTCTTTGAAGGGGAAGACGTGGTTGTTGTTGGCAGCGGTGACCAGGCCATTGAAGAAGGCATGTTTATTACCAAGTTTGCCCGTAAAGTCACAGTAATCGTCCTGCACGATGAAGGTATTCTCGATTGTAATAAAGTGAGTGCTGAAAAAGCCTTTAAGAATGAAAAAATGGAGTTTATCTGGAATTCAACCATTGAGGAAATTCTGGGCAAGGACAATGTGGAAGGAGTAAAAATTAAGAACTTAAAAACAGGTCTTTCTTCTGAACTTAAATGCCAGGGAGTATTCCTCTTTGTGGGTATGGTTCCATCAACTAACTATCTCAAAGATAGCGGCTTAGAGATGGATAGCAGAGGATATATTCCAGTTAATGAACTTATGGAAACGAACATAGAAGGGGTCTATGCCGTAGGTGATAACAGAGTAAAATATCTCAGACAAGTTGTCTCCGCCGCAGGTGATGGTGCCACCGGTGCTGTAGCCGCCGAGCGGTACATTGAAGAACTGAATAGTTTTAGAGCTAATGTTCTGCAAAGTGAGAAAAAGGTTTTACTCCTCTTCTTTAATGCCCTAATCAATGAAAGCCTGATGTTCAGTACTTTATTAGAAGAATTAAATAGTGAAATTGGTCAGGCTTATAAGATTGTCAAGGTTGATATGGCTTCCAAGAAAACCCTGGCTGCCAAATACGGTATCCAAAGGGCACCGGCAGTTGTGGTATTAAACCAAGGGGAAGAAATCAAGCGACTAGAATGCACTCTTGACAAGGAAAAATTAAAGGCTCAATTGACATAG
- a CDS encoding thioredoxin family protein, protein MALQQLNANRFEEIIYDECEPCLVLFSRKDCHVCQEVAPMLAELKPQYEGKFGFYYVDVEEDRELFKRFSLKGVPQILFFNEGEYQGKLAGQVEEDEVEEKIAEVLGE, encoded by the coding sequence ATGGCCTTGCAACAATTAAACGCAAACCGTTTTGAAGAAATTATTTATGATGAATGCGAGCCCTGCCTGGTGCTCTTTTCCAGAAAAGACTGCCATGTTTGTCAAGAAGTGGCTCCCATGTTAGCTGAATTAAAACCTCAATATGAAGGTAAGTTTGGTTTCTATTACGTTGATGTAGAAGAGGATAGAGAACTGTTTAAACGCTTTTCCTTAAAGGGAGTGCCACAAATCCTTTTCTTCAACGAAGGCGAGTATCAGGGTAAACTGGCAGGCCAGGTAGAGGAAGATGAAGTGGAAGAAAAGATTGCAGAAGTTCTAGGTGAGTAA
- a CDS encoding alkaline phosphatase family protein, whose translation MKRKALTNKLLVLGIDGMDPKVSRKFLAQGKMPNLQKLIDRGSARKDLTLLGAIPTITPPCWTTLATGAYPGTHGITCYWRQSPESLDAVVYNMDSRNCTAEQIWNVTAEAGLKTLVWHWPGSSWPPTSQSENLNVVDGTQPGSVNMGVAQLDWEKIIVATPEIDGVRYAPRVDKPAGVGCIIADLEGTLDDDVDDEMMELWWGDKARQGGEIRTYIMDDEDTEVVIGSKVAYDIVNSPLKDATGWANAPEGAKEFTILTSGGVMRRPALILKNEAGQYDRVAIYKNKKATEPIVVLEKDKMVTGIIDDVTKKEVTKPACRSMKILELDPAGNKVRLWISNALDIANDQLWHPKSLYQEIVKNVGVVPPVSLIGGEDDELVREIFEPSWALYNKWQADCLNYAIREKGYDVVFSHLHNIDCAGHQLWHLAKTLPEWDHTDEKTYQGFIEKFYVQTDDYIGEFLHLLDEDWTILLVSDHGLIVGENVPPILGEYGGLNTKVMEKLGYTVLKKDENGNTLREVDWEKTRAVQIRSNYIYINLKGRDKYGIVDPKDKYALEEQIINDLYNYRDERTGRRVVGICLRNKDAVLLGTHGPECGDIFFSIEEGHNRLHGDSISTSEGYFDTSVSPIFVAAGPGIKAGFTTDRIIRQVDVAPSISVLLGVRFPAQCEGAPVYQIFSEEI comes from the coding sequence GTGAAGAGAAAAGCACTTACCAACAAGTTATTGGTATTGGGCATTGATGGCATGGACCCCAAAGTCAGCCGCAAATTCTTAGCCCAAGGGAAAATGCCCAACTTACAGAAATTAATTGACCGTGGCTCTGCCAGAAAGGATTTAACTCTACTGGGGGCAATTCCTACCATTACTCCGCCCTGTTGGACCACACTGGCCACAGGTGCTTATCCAGGAACCCATGGTATCACTTGTTATTGGCGGCAATCTCCGGAGAGCCTTGACGCAGTTGTTTATAACATGGATTCCCGTAATTGTACAGCAGAACAAATCTGGAATGTTACCGCAGAAGCTGGTCTCAAGACTTTAGTTTGGCACTGGCCCGGGAGTTCTTGGCCCCCAACCTCTCAGAGCGAAAACCTTAATGTTGTAGATGGCACCCAACCCGGTTCTGTTAATATGGGCGTGGCCCAGCTGGATTGGGAAAAGATTATTGTCGCTACACCGGAGATTGATGGTGTGCGTTATGCACCCAGGGTAGATAAACCAGCCGGTGTGGGTTGCATCATTGCCGATCTGGAAGGCACTTTAGACGATGATGTTGATGATGAAATGATGGAGCTTTGGTGGGGCGATAAGGCTCGCCAAGGTGGCGAAATTCGTACCTACATTATGGACGATGAAGATACCGAAGTGGTTATTGGCAGTAAGGTAGCCTATGACATCGTTAACTCTCCTCTTAAAGATGCCACGGGTTGGGCCAATGCTCCCGAAGGAGCTAAGGAATTCACTATCCTAACCTCTGGCGGTGTGATGAGACGCCCTGCCTTAATTCTGAAAAACGAAGCCGGCCAGTATGACCGTGTGGCTATTTATAAGAACAAGAAAGCAACAGAGCCCATTGTGGTCTTAGAAAAAGACAAAATGGTAACCGGCATTATTGATGACGTTACAAAGAAAGAAGTCACTAAGCCGGCCTGCCGTTCTATGAAAATTTTAGAGCTGGATCCCGCCGGCAATAAAGTAAGGCTTTGGATTAGTAATGCCCTTGATATTGCCAATGACCAATTATGGCATCCCAAATCTCTTTATCAGGAAATTGTAAAAAATGTTGGCGTGGTGCCACCCGTTAGTCTCATTGGTGGAGAAGATGATGAGTTAGTACGTGAAATCTTTGAACCCTCCTGGGCATTATACAACAAATGGCAGGCAGATTGCTTGAATTATGCCATTAGAGAAAAGGGCTATGACGTAGTATTTTCCCACTTGCACAATATTGATTGTGCCGGTCACCAGTTGTGGCACCTGGCTAAGACATTGCCCGAATGGGATCACACCGATGAAAAAACCTACCAAGGATTCATTGAAAAATTCTATGTGCAAACAGATGACTATATTGGTGAGTTCTTGCATTTATTGGACGAAGATTGGACCATCTTACTGGTCAGTGACCATGGTTTAATCGTTGGGGAAAACGTGCCTCCCATTTTAGGTGAGTACGGTGGCCTCAATACCAAGGTTATGGAAAAATTGGGCTATACCGTCTTGAAAAAAGACGAAAATGGCAATACCTTACGAGAAGTTGATTGGGAAAAAACCAGAGCTGTTCAGATCCGCAGTAACTATATCTACATCAACCTTAAGGGCCGGGATAAATATGGCATTGTGGATCCCAAGGATAAGTATGCTCTGGAAGAACAAATCATCAACGACTTGTACAATTATAGAGATGAGAGAACCGGCAGACGCGTGGTTGGTATTTGTCTGAGGAACAAAGATGCAGTATTACTTGGTACCCACGGACCGGAATGCGGTGATATCTTCTTTTCCATTGAAGAAGGGCACAATAGATTACATGGTGACAGTATCTCAACTTCAGAAGGATATTTCGATACCTCAGTCTCACCGATATTTGTAGCGGCAGGTCCTGGTATTAAAGCCGGATTTACCACAGATCGTATTATCCGTCAAGTGGATGTTGCGCCTTCCATCTCGGTGTTACTAGGTGTGCGTTTCCCTGCGCAATGTGAAGGAGCCCCAGTTTATCAAATCTTCTCAGAAGAGATTTGA
- a CDS encoding TM1266 family iron-only hydrogenase system putative regulator, with protein MENSVGGVVIVVEDREKLAPKVNAILTEYGELIVGRVGLPYRERNKYVITVVVDGDSAVVGEMVEKLQALGEIQVKVALSGVCNP; from the coding sequence ATGGAAAATAGTGTTGGTGGCGTAGTCATTGTGGTGGAGGATCGGGAAAAATTAGCCCCAAAGGTAAATGCCATTCTCACTGAATATGGTGAATTAATTGTCGGTCGGGTGGGATTACCTTATCGCGAAAGGAATAAGTATGTAATTACGGTAGTTGTTGATGGAGACAGTGCCGTTGTGGGAGAAATGGTTGAAAAATTACAAGCCCTAGGAGAAATTCAGGTGAAGGTTGCCCTCAGTGGCGTTTGCAATCCCTAA
- a CDS encoding ABC transporter ATP-binding protein, whose protein sequence is MSNTGKRPGSLGKHGVKIGMPVVKAKNFKGSLKRLLGYLKPYRWRLLAVFGLAILSTAFSIVSPKILGKATTKLFEGIMLKYQQVPGARVDFEYILQILLFLVGLYIFSACFSYLQQYLMAGIAQKTVYDLRQAVQDKLNRLPLKYFDARPHGEILSRVTNDVDNIGSTLQQSLTQSITSLVTLVGILLMMLSISPLMTLIAVVIVPLSLVVTVLIAKRSQKYFATQQKELGILNGHVEEMYTGHPIVKAFGREGESVEKFQEINQRLYEVGWKAQFISGIISPLISFIGNIGYVLVCVVGSSLVLKNKIEIGDIQAFIQYTRQFTHPIMQTANIANIIQSTVASAERVFELLDEAEQVPEPDKAKVLAFPRGEVELRNVTFGYGETNLIENMNLHVKPGQTVAIVGPTGAGKTTLVNLLMRFYEIKSGQILVDGVDIREMKRGDLRTLFGMVLQDTWLFNGTIRDNIAYGRVGASEQEIVQAARMAHADHFIRTLPEGYDTVLDEEASNISQGQKQLLTIARAILADPSILILDEATSNVDTRTEVLIQKAMLTLMKGRTSFVIAHRLSTIREADLILVMNQGSIIEMGNHQELLAKGGFYADLYQSQFASTSREAG, encoded by the coding sequence ATGAGTAACACAGGTAAAAGACCAGGCTCCTTGGGTAAGCATGGCGTCAAGATTGGCATGCCGGTGGTCAAGGCGAAAAATTTTAAAGGCTCCTTAAAAAGGCTGTTGGGTTATCTCAAGCCTTACCGCTGGCGACTGTTAGCAGTCTTTGGTCTGGCCATTCTCAGCACAGCCTTTAGTATTGTCAGTCCTAAGATTTTGGGTAAGGCCACCACCAAATTATTTGAAGGTATCATGCTGAAATATCAGCAGGTACCCGGAGCCAGGGTGGACTTTGAGTACATCTTACAAATACTGTTGTTTTTAGTGGGGCTATATATTTTCAGTGCCTGCTTTAGTTATCTTCAGCAGTATCTGATGGCCGGCATAGCTCAAAAGACTGTCTACGATCTGCGTCAGGCTGTGCAGGATAAATTAAACCGTTTGCCTCTGAAATATTTTGATGCCCGTCCCCACGGGGAGATATTAAGCCGGGTGACCAATGATGTGGATAACATCGGCTCAACCTTACAGCAAAGCTTGACCCAGTCCATTACTTCCCTGGTGACCTTAGTGGGTATTCTGCTTATGATGCTGAGCATTAGCCCACTAATGACCTTAATTGCAGTGGTGATCGTACCCCTTTCCTTGGTGGTGACGGTGCTGATAGCCAAACGCTCGCAGAAATACTTTGCCACCCAACAAAAGGAACTGGGTATCTTAAATGGTCATGTGGAGGAAATGTATACCGGACACCCCATTGTGAAGGCCTTTGGACGGGAAGGGGAGTCCGTAGAGAAGTTTCAAGAGATTAACCAAAGGCTCTATGAGGTGGGTTGGAAGGCCCAGTTTATTTCCGGTATCATCTCGCCGCTCATCAGCTTTATCGGCAATATCGGCTATGTTTTGGTTTGTGTGGTGGGAAGTAGCCTGGTGTTAAAAAATAAAATTGAAATTGGCGATATCCAGGCCTTTATCCAATACACCCGTCAGTTTACCCACCCCATCATGCAGACGGCCAATATAGCCAACATTATTCAATCCACCGTGGCCTCAGCTGAGCGGGTGTTTGAACTCCTGGATGAAGCCGAACAAGTGCCTGAGCCGGACAAAGCTAAGGTGCTGGCCTTTCCCCGGGGGGAAGTTGAGCTTAGAAATGTGACCTTTGGTTATGGGGAAACTAACCTGATAGAGAATATGAATCTTCACGTTAAACCGGGACAAACAGTAGCCATTGTTGGACCCACCGGAGCCGGGAAAACCACTCTGGTAAATCTGCTGATGCGCTTCTATGAAATTAAGTCTGGCCAAATTCTCGTGGATGGGGTGGACATCCGAGAGATGAAGCGGGGAGATTTACGCACTCTCTTTGGCATGGTGCTACAGGATACCTGGCTTTTTAACGGCACCATCAGGGATAATATTGCCTATGGCCGAGTAGGAGCCAGCGAGCAAGAGATTGTCCAGGCAGCTCGGATGGCCCATGCTGACCACTTTATCCGCACCCTGCCCGAGGGTTATGATACGGTACTGGATGAAGAAGCCTCCAACATTTCCCAGGGACAAAAGCAACTGCTTACCATCGCCCGGGCGATTTTGGCCGACCCTTCTATCCTCATCCTGGATGAGGCCACCAGCAACGTAGATACCAGAACAGAAGTCTTGATCCAAAAGGCGATGCTGACCCTAATGAAGGGACGCACCAGTTTTGTGATTGCCCACCGGCTATCCACCATCCGGGAGGCTGACTTAATCCTGGTGATGAACCAGGGCAGCATTATCGAGATGGGTAACCACCAGGAACTGCTGGCCAAGGGGGGTTTTTATGCCGACCTTTATCAAAGTCAGTTTGCCAGTACTTCCCGAGAGGCTGGCTAA